The following proteins come from a genomic window of Salvia hispanica cultivar TCC Black 2014 chromosome 4, UniMelb_Shisp_WGS_1.0, whole genome shotgun sequence:
- the LOC125221264 gene encoding pollen-specific leucine-rich repeat extensin-like protein 3, which translates to MEIKTLGCCLLLILSHLAIPSFSQRIFQAGLGVGAHSQTGSEALSESEETTDPDLESTPTPEPHTTTISLGKDRENEKEPTLTPEPNNNEEPDVEPTQHTKEKESHIENEKESTLTPEPNNNEEPDVEPTQHTKENESHIENEKEPTLTPDPNNTEEPDVEPTQHTKEKESQKSDNHGESDNETTSDPEEKESTPTPKASNHKESEMCSYKCASEPTPKLANQRLEGAYKALRALKKSIYSDPNGFTSNWEGPDVCSYKGVFCAKAMDDANILVVAGVDLNHGDIAGHLPSEIGYLVDISLLHLNSNRFCGIIPKEIKNLKLLYELDVSNNRFVGCFPEVVLELPQLKYLDLRYNDFEGELPPELFDKPLDAIFLNNNRFHSTIPENIGNSSASVIVMSNNHLSGCIPSSIGKMAGKLDEFVVSYNELSGCLPEEITMLNTTKVFDISNNKFMGDLPQGMENMKSIEVLNIGNNKFRSKVSKTVCTLTNLKNFTYSYNFFDAQDPECMINALPIVAIDGRKNCLPREPNQRPEKECRIALSKKVDCNAGCRPPTHGHSTSCRPPKSIPSAPTPKPTPSLKPEPTPKPEKTFVPSQIPKASPPPKMETPTPAPSPEPSKPPLRQKRVAPRLASSPPPVHSLPPESPPPIHSPPPPVKLPPPVVHSPPPSPPVHSPPPPVKSPPPPVHSPPPPVHSPPPPVKSPPPPVHSPPPPPVKSPPPPVHSPPPPVKSPPPPVHSPPPPVKSPPPPVHSPPPPPVKSPPPPVQSPPPPVKSPPPPVHSPPPPVKSPPPPVHSPPPPPVKSPPPPVHSPPPPVKSPPPPVHSPPPPVKSPPPPVHSPPPPVKSPPPPVHSPPPPPVKSPPPPVHSPPPPVKSPPPPVHSPPPPVKSPPPPVHSPPPPPVKVTTAPSPLPTSSSQVTTTTSPLSTTSSS; encoded by the exons ATGGAAATCAAAACCTTGGGCTGCTGTCTCCTCCTCATCCTTTCTCACCTTGCCATCCCTTCCTTCTCTCAGCGAATATTCCAAGCTGGATTAGGTGTTGGTGCCCATAGTCAAACAGGCTCCGAAGCACTGTCGGAGTCCGAAGAAACCACAGATCCCGATCTGGAATCAACCCCAACACCCGAACCACATACAACAACAATCTCCCTAGGGAAAGacagagagaatgagaaagagCCAACCCTTACACCCGAACCCAACAATAATGAAGAACCAGATGTCGAGCCAACCCAACATACCAAAGAGAAAGAGTCACACATAGAGAATGAGAAAGAGTCAACCCTTACACCAGAACCCAACAATAATGAAGAACCAGATGTCGAGCCAACCCAACATACCAAAGAGAATGAGTCACACATAGAGAATGAGAAAGAACCAACCCTTACACCAGATCCCAACAATACTGAAGAACCAGACGTCGAGCCAACCCAACATACCAAAGAGAAAGAGTCACAAAAATCTGACAATCACGGAGAATCAGACAACGAGACAACCTCGGACCCCGAAGAGAAAGAGTCGACTCCTACTCCCAAAGCAAGCAATCATAAAGAATCAGAGATGTGCAGCTACAAATGCGCCTCTGAGCCAACTCCGAAGCTTGCCAATCAGAGGCTAGAAGGAGCCTACAAAGCCCTGCGGGCATTGAAAAAATCCATATACTCTGATCCAAATGGCTTCACAAGCAATTGGGAGGGTCCCGATGTGTGCAGTTACAAAGGCGTCTTTTGTGCCAAGGCTATGGACGATGCCAATATCCTAGTGGTGGCCGGTGTTGACCTTAACCATGGCGATATCGCTGGTCACCTCCCCTCAGAGATCGGGTACCTAGTCGACATCAGCCTCCTCCATCTTAATTCCAATAGATTTTGTGGGATCATCCCAAAAGAGATCAAGAACCTCAAGCTACTGTACGAGTTGGACGTGAGCAACAACCGCTTTGTGGGGTGTTTCCCGGAGGTGGTGTTGGAGTTACCGCAACTCAAATACCTCGACTTACGGTACAATGACTTTGAAGGCGAGCTACCTCCGGAGCTCTTCGACAAGCCCcttgatgcaattttcttgAACAACAACAGATTCCACTCAACCATCCCGGAAAACATTGGTAACTCTTCGGCCTCCGTCATCGTAATGTCAAACAACCATCTCTCTGGGTGCATTCCGTCCAGCATCGGAAAGATGGCAGGAAAATTGGACGAGTTTGTGGTTTCGTACAATGAGTTGTCAGGGTGCCTTCCAGAAGAGATCACAATGTTAAACACGACCAAAGTTTTTGATATCTCcaacaataaatttatggGCGACCTACCGCAGGGGATGGAAAACATGAAGAGTATAGAGGTACTCAATATTGGGAATAATAAATTTAGGAGCAAGGTTTCGAAAACTGTTTGCACCTTGACGAATCTTAAGAACTTCACCTATTCTTACAACTTCTTTGATGCCCAAGATCCTGAGTGTATGATCAATGCGCTTCCCATTGTGGCTATTGACGGTAGGAAGAACTGCTTGCCTCGAGAACCCAATCAGAGGCCAGAGAAGGAGTGTCGCATAGCCTTGAGCAAGAAGGTTGACTGCAATGCCGGTTGTCGACCCCCGACTCATGGCCATTCGACCAGTTGTCGACCTCCAAAATCCATTCCATCAGCTCCGACTCCTAAACCCACACCTTCGCTGAAGCCTGAGCCAACACCTAAACCTGAGAAGACGTTTGTCCCGTCCCAGATTCCCAAGGCATCACCTCCTCCTAAAATGGAGACACCAACCCCTGCCCCCTCACCGGAACCATCTAAGCCGCCTTTACGACAAAAACGTGTTGCCCCACGCCTCGCTTCTTCGCCACCTCCAGTCCACTCTTTGCCGCCCGAA TCGCCACCCCCGATCCACTCTCCACCTCCTCCAGTCAAGTTGCCACCACCTGTGGTCCACTCGCCACCACCATCGCCACCGGTTCATTCTCCACCTCCTCCAGTCAAGTCACCACCACCTCCCGTACACTCCCCACCACCCCCAGTCCACTCTCCACCTCCTCCAGTAAAGTCTCCACCGCCTCCAGTCCACTCACCGCCACCTCCTCCAGTCAAATCTCCACCACCTCCAGTCCACTCTCCACCTCCTCCAGTTAAATCGCCACCACCCCCAGTACACTCTCCACCTCCTCCAGTCAAGTCTCCACCGCCCCCTGTCCACTCACCGCCACCTCCTCCAGTTAAGTCCCCACCACCTCCAGTCCAGTCTCCACCTCCTCCAGTTAAATCGCCACCACCCCCAGTACACTCTCCACCTCCTCCAGTCAAGTCTCCACCGCCCCCTGTCCACTCACCGCCACCTCCTCCAGTCAAGTCGCCACCACCCCCAGTCCACTCTCCACCTCCTCCAGTCAAGTCTCCACCACCCCCAGTCCACTCACCACCTCCTCCAGTTAAATCGCCACCACCCCCAGTACACTCTCCACCTCCTCCAGTCAAGTCTCCACCGCCCCCTGTCCACTCACCGCCACCTCCTCCAGTCAAATCACCACCGCCCCCAGTCCACTCTCCACCTCCTCCAGTTAAGTCGCCACCACCCCCAGTACACTCTCCACCTCCTCCAGTCAAGTCTCCACCGCCCCCTGTCCACTCACCGCCACCTCCTCCAGTCAAAGTCACCACCGCCCCCAGTCCACTCCCCACCTCCTCCAGTCAagtcaccaccaccaccagtCCACTctccaccacctcctccaGTTAA